The Verrucomicrobiia bacterium genome has a segment encoding these proteins:
- a CDS encoding DUF1080 domain-containing protein: protein MQTHLSHPLSRPLSTVLTLLAASALALAAEPAPPAGFISLFNGRDLSGWHIPEGDGGHWKVIDGVIDYDAESQAPGSKDLWTEREFRNFVLRIDWRIKDTPFINPNVPYILPDGTHARDVHGRPLRMALPDSDSGIGLRGDITYQVNIWCWPIGSGEMYGIRTRSNIAPELRAAVTPRTQADRPVGEWNTFEITVRGNTVIVVLNDRLVLPGATIPDLPPTGRIGLQHHGSKRNGEWTSSPSLMQFRNIFLKELPE from the coding sequence ATGCAAACACACCTATCCCATCCCCTCAGCCGTCCGCTTTCGACGGTCCTCACCCTACTCGCCGCCAGTGCTCTTGCTCTCGCCGCCGAACCCGCTCCGCCCGCTGGCTTCATCAGCCTTTTCAACGGACGCGACCTCTCCGGCTGGCACATCCCCGAAGGCGATGGCGGCCACTGGAAAGTCATCGACGGCGTGATCGACTACGACGCCGAAAGCCAGGCCCCGGGGAGCAAAGACCTCTGGACTGAACGCGAGTTCCGCAACTTCGTTCTCCGCATTGATTGGCGGATCAAGGACACCCCGTTCATCAACCCCAACGTCCCCTACATTCTCCCCGACGGAACCCACGCCCGCGACGTCCACGGGCGCCCGCTTCGCATGGCCCTCCCAGATTCCGACTCCGGCATTGGTCTGCGCGGCGACATCACCTACCAGGTCAACATCTGGTGCTGGCCCATCGGCTCCGGCGAGATGTATGGCATCCGCACCCGCTCCAACATCGCCCCCGAACTCCGCGCTGCCGTCACCCCCCGCACACAGGCCGACCGCCCCGTGGGCGAGTGGAACACCTTCGAAATCACCGTCCGTGGCAACACCGTCATCGTGGTCCTCAATGACCGCCTCGTCCTCCCTGGCGCCACCATTCCCGACCTCCCCCCCACCGGACGCATCGGACTCCAGCACCACGGCAGCAAGCGCAACGGCGAATGGACCAGCTCGCCCAGCCTCATGCAGTTTCGCAACATCTTCCTCAAGGAACTGCCCGAGTGA